The following are from one region of the Lacinutrix sp. Bg11-31 genome:
- a CDS encoding PAS domain-containing sensor histidine kinase, giving the protein MEIFKKTSNVFKTLSEAVSEGIVVVNSRQVIVATNKSSNTLFGYEEDELIGKPLDILIPQKYHHNHSKHVETFLEHSDKRQMGHGRNLYGLRKDGSTFPVEAGLNPFTIYDNDYVMALIIDITVRKKAEEDLKHWANIFNESLNEIFIFDTQTLKFLNVNAGAIKNIGYSLEELRQLTPIDIKPNLNEVQFKDAIQPLLDGTEIKIKFNTIHQRKDGSQYPVEIHLQRSRSSDRDTLIAIILDITERVNYTERLEKTVEERTQQLQEALHVEKELNELKTKFLSLVSHEFKTPLSGILTSSILIGKYTESEQQKKREKHINTIQNKVKYLNNIINDFLSIERLESGKVNYKFSTFSLSKVVNEVIYDANMLLKEGQTIIYPDAIDDIVLDFDEKILELMLTNLINNAIKYSPENTKIEVEVWVEKEGLKISIIDFGIGIPEQEQKFLFNRYFRAENALLTQGTGIGLNIVKSHLENLGGNITFISKENKGTTFTVTIPVNIIK; this is encoded by the coding sequence ATGGAAATTTTCAAAAAGACGAGTAACGTTTTTAAAACTCTTTCTGAAGCTGTTTCAGAAGGTATTGTTGTGGTAAACAGTAGGCAAGTTATTGTTGCCACCAATAAATCTTCAAACACCTTATTTGGTTATGAAGAAGATGAGCTTATTGGTAAACCTTTAGACATATTAATTCCACAAAAGTACCATCATAACCACTCAAAACATGTCGAGACTTTTTTAGAGCATAGTGATAAACGCCAAATGGGACATGGCAGAAATTTGTATGGATTAAGAAAAGATGGGTCTACTTTTCCTGTAGAAGCAGGTTTAAACCCTTTTACTATTTACGATAACGATTATGTTATGGCATTGATAATAGATATTACAGTGCGTAAAAAGGCCGAAGAAGACCTAAAACATTGGGCCAATATTTTTAATGAATCATTAAACGAAATTTTTATATTTGACACACAAACATTAAAATTTTTAAACGTTAATGCAGGTGCAATAAAAAATATTGGCTATAGTCTTGAAGAGTTAAGGCAATTAACACCAATAGATATTAAACCGAACTTAAATGAAGTTCAGTTTAAAGATGCAATTCAACCACTTTTAGATGGTACAGAGATTAAAATAAAATTTAATACCATCCATCAAAGAAAAGATGGCAGTCAATACCCTGTAGAAATACACTTACAGCGTTCGAGATCTAGTGATAGAGACACCTTAATTGCTATTATACTTGATATTACAGAACGCGTAAACTATACCGAAAGATTAGAAAAAACTGTAGAAGAGCGAACACAACAATTACAAGAGGCTTTGCACGTAGAAAAAGAGCTTAATGAGCTTAAAACTAAGTTTTTGTCTTTGGTTTCTCACGAGTTTAAAACACCATTAAGTGGTATTTTAACCTCGTCAATATTAATAGGTAAATATACAGAAAGTGAGCAACAAAAAAAACGAGAAAAACACATAAATACAATACAGAATAAAGTAAAATATCTTAATAATATTATTAATGATTTTTTATCCATAGAACGTTTAGAAAGTGGGAAAGTAAATTATAAATTTTCAACATTTTCATTAAGTAAAGTAGTAAATGAAGTAATTTACGATGCTAATATGCTTTTAAAAGAAGGGCAAACTATTATATATCCAGACGCTATTGATGATATTGTATTGGATTTCGATGAAAAAATTCTTGAGCTAATGCTTACCAATTTAATTAATAATGCAATAAAATACTCTCCTGAAAATACCAAAATAGAAGTAGAAGTTTGGGTTGAAAAAGAAGGTTTAAAAATTAGTATTATAGATTTTGGAATTGGCATTCCAGAACAAGAACAAAAGTTTTTATTTAATAGATATTTTAGAGCAGAAAATGCGCTTTTAACACAAGGAACAGGTATTGGTTTAAATATAGTAAAAAGCCACTTAGAAAATTTAGGAGGTAATATTACCTTTATAAGTAAAGAGAATAAAGGAACTACGTTTACTGTAACAATTCCTGTAAACATTATAAAATAA
- a CDS encoding response regulator, whose amino-acid sequence MRTLLLIEDDLALRENTAELLELSNYKVLTAANGKLGIEQANLHIPDLIVCDIMMPETDGYGVLEAVSNNEKTKHIPFIFLSAKTEHKEIRRGMDLGADDYLTKPFEEEELVSAIESRLAKSQILAKIISEDSKTKDTNGKDSLRSLNELKNFFDDNGKQYNFSKGEAIYKEGSHSNNVYLIIKGVVKSHRIDESGKELITALHKADDFLGFTSFIDTIPYQESATAVENVELTSISKLRLKEVLGKSQNVSIELMNVLTDNISEIKDQLLQMAYSSVRKKTAQTILQFAKILNKKPEEAIKISRYDLASVAGIATESLIRTLSGFKKDNYIEIEGRNIKILDLEALENVE is encoded by the coding sequence ATGCGAACATTATTGTTAATTGAAGACGACTTGGCATTACGTGAAAATACAGCAGAGCTTTTAGAACTTTCCAACTATAAAGTTTTAACTGCTGCTAATGGTAAATTAGGAATTGAGCAAGCCAATCTTCATATTCCAGACCTTATAGTTTGCGATATTATGATGCCTGAAACTGACGGTTATGGTGTATTGGAAGCTGTATCTAATAACGAAAAAACTAAGCATATCCCATTTATATTTCTTTCAGCTAAAACCGAACATAAAGAAATACGAAGAGGAATGGATTTAGGTGCAGACGATTATCTTACCAAGCCTTTTGAGGAAGAAGAGTTAGTAAGTGCTATTGAAAGCAGATTAGCAAAATCGCAAATTTTAGCTAAAATAATTAGCGAAGATTCTAAAACAAAAGACACTAACGGCAAAGACAGTTTAAGAAGTCTTAACGAGCTTAAGAATTTTTTTGATGATAATGGGAAGCAGTATAATTTTTCTAAAGGAGAAGCTATATATAAAGAAGGTTCACATTCTAATAATGTTTATTTAATTATCAAAGGCGTTGTAAAAAGCCATAGAATAGATGAGAGTGGTAAAGAATTAATTACAGCATTGCATAAGGCTGATGATTTTCTTGGTTTCACCTCGTTTATTGATACCATACCTTATCAAGAATCTGCCACTGCAGTAGAAAATGTAGAACTAACAAGTATTTCTAAATTGCGTTTAAAAGAGGTTCTAGGTAAAAGCCAAAATGTCTCTATAGAACTTATGAATGTTTTAACAGATAATATTTCTGAAATTAAAGACCAATTACTACAAATGGCATACAGTTCTGTTCGAAAAAAAACAGCACAAACAATTCTACAATTTGCTAAAATTTTAAATAAAAAACCGGAAGAGGCTATTAAAATTTCTCGATACGATTTAGCAAGTGTTGCAGGTATAGCAACAGAAAGTCTAATACGAACGCTATCAGGATTTAAAAAAGATAATTATATAGAGATTGAAGGGCGTAATATTAAAATTCTTGATCTAGAAGCATTAGAAAATGTAGAATAA
- a CDS encoding universal stress protein, which yields MKNILIPTDFSENAWNASQFALAFFGNYEVNYVLAHIEHPDILPPAFEALNSYITGEMSPENQVIETLQNNRKKMLETSSLKTSNIVIDYIETSFIEGIKQLVNKYEIDLIVMGTQGFSASENKIIGTHAQSVITKIQCPVLVIPKNAKFSVPVNIAFPTDYNSIYKSKVLDTLTTICNLHNSSIKIIRIVNPKVTLTQFQHKNRGYLKGYFKDTTSSFHRVNHQNFQEGLQEFIDSMHIDMVAIIAKNLNFFEMLLFKPSVVKMSYHTKIPFLVLHE from the coding sequence ATGAAGAATATTTTAATTCCAACAGACTTTTCAGAAAATGCCTGGAATGCTTCGCAATTTGCACTAGCTTTTTTTGGCAATTATGAGGTTAATTATGTGTTGGCGCACATAGAGCATCCAGATATATTACCACCAGCATTCGAGGCTTTAAATAGTTATATAACAGGTGAGATGTCTCCAGAGAATCAGGTTATTGAGACTTTACAAAACAACAGAAAAAAAATGTTAGAGACTTCTTCATTAAAGACCTCTAATATTGTTATAGATTATATAGAAACCAGTTTTATTGAAGGCATAAAGCAATTAGTAAATAAGTATGAGATAGACTTAATTGTCATGGGAACACAAGGTTTTTCAGCAAGTGAAAATAAAATTATTGGTACGCATGCACAATCTGTAATTACAAAAATTCAATGCCCTGTTTTAGTTATACCTAAAAATGCAAAGTTCTCTGTTCCAGTAAATATTGCGTTTCCAACAGACTATAATTCTATTTATAAAAGCAAGGTTTTAGATACTTTAACCACAATTTGTAATTTGCATAACTCTAGCATAAAAATTATTAGAATTGTAAACCCAAAAGTTACTTTAACACAATTTCAGCATAAGAATAGAGGCTATTTAAAAGGTTATTTTAAAGACACTACAAGTAGTTTTCATAGAGTAAATCATCAAAATTTTCAAGAAGGATTACAAGAATTTATAGATTCTATGCATATAGATATGGTTGCAATAATAGCTAAAAATCTTAATTTTTTCGAGATGCTTCTCTTTAAACCATCTGTTGTTAAGATGAGTTATCATACCAAAATCCCATTTTTGGTTTTACATGAATAG
- a CDS encoding universal stress protein has product MKKILISTDFSETATNAIKYALELFKYDKCEITIIHAFADEVYENTTEMSKDYFEEYKEKVQQNVDRKLQKVIAEMLELSPNPRHVYNRLSRFGSIVDVINDFVDSENIDVVIMGTKGATNNPKMIFGSNTIKVIKYVQCPVLAVPVTYHDMHPENILFPTDYIIPFKRRELKLVSSIAMNYVSTINMLYVSKSKQLSHRQQDNQAFLDCCFDDNKFVFKQVQEDNVTETINKIIKEQSIDLLVMVNQRHSYLEDILYHSTIEKIGLEIKIPFLVLQNLRRE; this is encoded by the coding sequence ATGAAAAAGATACTTATTTCTACAGATTTTTCTGAAACAGCTACAAATGCTATTAAATATGCTTTGGAGTTATTTAAATATGACAAATGTGAAATTACCATAATTCATGCATTTGCAGATGAAGTTTATGAGAATACAACCGAAATGTCCAAAGATTATTTTGAAGAATATAAAGAAAAAGTACAGCAAAATGTCGACAGAAAATTACAAAAAGTAATAGCAGAAATGCTTGAACTTTCTCCTAACCCAAGACATGTTTATAATAGACTATCAAGATTTGGTAGTATCGTAGATGTTATTAATGACTTTGTGGATAGTGAGAATATAGATGTGGTAATTATGGGAACCAAAGGAGCAACAAACAATCCTAAAATGATCTTTGGTAGTAATACCATAAAAGTAATTAAATACGTACAATGCCCTGTGTTAGCAGTACCAGTTACGTATCATGACATGCATCCTGAAAACATATTATTTCCTACAGATTATATTATTCCTTTTAAACGAAGAGAGCTTAAATTAGTGAGTAGTATTGCTATGAATTATGTGTCTACAATTAACATGTTGTATGTGTCTAAATCTAAGCAATTGTCTCATAGACAACAAGATAATCAAGCTTTTTTAGATTGTTGTTTCGACGATAATAAGTTTGTCTTTAAACAAGTACAAGAAGATAACGTTACAGAAACCATTAATAAAATAATTAAAGAACAAAGCATAGATTTATTAGTTATGGTAAATCAAAGACACTCTTATCTTGAAGATATACTTTACCATTCCACAATAGAAAAAATAGGATTAGAGATTAAAATTCCATTTCTCGTGCTGCAAAATTTACGTAGAGAATAA